The Amycolatopsis sp. DG1A-15b genome contains the following window.
ACGGTCGAGTCGCAGTAGGTCGTCTCGGTGAGGTCCGCGACGACCCCGCGGGCGCCGGCCCGGATCGGACTCAGCAGGGCGTCCCGCAGGTCGCGCGCGTTGTTCAGGTCCAGCTCACCCACGCAGCGGACGGTCACGATGCCGGCGTCGGTCGTGACGGTGAGGTCGGACGCGGTGTGGTCTTCGGTCATGGGTTCCCCTCCTTTTCGGGCACCCGGACCGGGATACCCGCCGCGGCGGGAGATCACTCGCCGGCGCTGTTGCGGCATCCGAGGGAAGGCGATGCGCAAGCGTTGCGCCGCGGTATAGCTTGGTTCGGGGACGGGTTCCCGGCACGTCACCGGCCGCGGCGGTTGCCACACCGCGCGGCCGGTGGGATCCGGCTGACGCGGGCCGGATCGCCGGCGCCGGGCGGCGCCG
Protein-coding sequences here:
- a CDS encoding STAS domain-containing protein, which produces MTEDHTASDLTVTTDAGIVTVRCVGELDLNNARDLRDALLSPIRAGARGVVADLTETTYCDSTVFSVLVEAHRDAAARNVPYAIAAGETAVARPLQILGLDRLLPLHPGSETAQAAVAGRDVS